A window of the Malaclemys terrapin pileata isolate rMalTer1 chromosome 6, rMalTer1.hap1, whole genome shotgun sequence genome harbors these coding sequences:
- the CARTPT gene encoding cocaine- and amphetamine-regulated transcript protein: MESARLLALLSATFVLLLGARGQEEPELQPRALDLYPTMEDTSHEKELIEALQEVLEKLKSKRIPVYEKKFGQVPMCDAGEQCAVRKGARIGKLCDCPRGTSCNSFLLKCL, from the exons ATGGAGAGCGCCCGGCTTCTAGCTCTCCTGAGCGCCACCTTCGTGCTGCTTCTCGGGGCCCGCGGCCAGGAGGAGCCGGAGCTGCAGCCTCGCGCCTTGGACCTTTACCCCACCATGGAGGACACGTCCCACGAGAAAGAGCTG ATCGAGGCGCTGCAGGAGGTCCTGGAGAAGCTGAAAAGTAAAAGGATCCCAGTTTACGAGAAGAAGTTCGGCCAAGTCCCCATG TGTGACGCTGGCGAGCAGTGTGCAGTGAGGAAAGGAGCTAGAATTGGGAAGCTCTGCGACTGTCCAAGAGGAACTTCTTGTAACTCTTTTCTTTTGAAATGCTTATAA